A region of Streptomyces sp. R44 DNA encodes the following proteins:
- a CDS encoding peptidase inhibitor family I36 protein encodes MRVIKSSLGSLPVAGLAAVLLAACLVWSQAGPAQAAYGDCPAKTFCLYTQAGGGGEMVSLAPQDGPVLDYGTVERLKDRTFLSFRNNTASWTCLYDDPAYGGTDIQAVLPGQTGGDLAKGADGLPKVTVASHKFAPSKSLCRTGFDRCDAGRVCIFQGPSGRGVGGVTSQSEVLPDGVLGNRDYGVTWDDKLVSVANRSHKAACFYRDPGYSGTWQAGGVAYRAFVVLPGEETTLPAVYQSSVSSHKLADAEGKC; translated from the coding sequence ATGCGCGTGATCAAGAGTTCACTCGGCAGCCTGCCCGTCGCGGGGCTGGCCGCCGTTCTCCTGGCCGCCTGCCTGGTGTGGTCGCAGGCCGGACCGGCGCAGGCGGCGTACGGCGACTGTCCGGCGAAGACGTTCTGCCTGTACACGCAAGCCGGTGGCGGGGGCGAGATGGTCTCGCTCGCGCCGCAGGACGGGCCCGTGCTCGACTACGGCACGGTCGAGCGCCTGAAGGACCGGACCTTCCTGTCGTTCCGTAACAACACGGCCTCCTGGACGTGCCTCTACGACGACCCGGCGTACGGCGGGACCGATATCCAGGCCGTGCTGCCCGGGCAGACCGGCGGCGACCTGGCCAAGGGCGCCGACGGGCTGCCGAAGGTGACGGTGGCCTCGCACAAGTTCGCCCCGTCCAAGTCGCTCTGCCGGACCGGGTTCGACCGCTGCGATGCCGGCCGGGTGTGCATCTTCCAAGGCCCCAGCGGGCGCGGTGTCGGAGGCGTCACGAGCCAGTCCGAAGTCCTTCCCGACGGGGTCCTGGGCAACAGGGACTACGGCGTGACCTGGGACGACAAGCTGGTGTCCGTCGCGAACCGCTCGCACAAGGCCGCCTGCTTCTACCGGGATCCCGGATATTCCGGGACCTGGCAGGCAGGCGGCGTCGCGTACCGGGCGTTCGTCGTCCTGCCGGGCGAGGAGACGACCCTGCCCGCCGTGTACCAGTCGTCCGTCAGCTCCCACAAGCTCGCCGACGCGGAAGGGAAGTGCTGA
- a CDS encoding ABC transporter ATP-binding protein, which produces MTDTARPVEDPGQTPGLTSPLGLTPGLTPGPPAGLISLPSPTPPAIVGSVHGGPALTRVPVVELSGVVKEYAGGVRALDGVDLAIGEGELVGIVGPSGSGKSTLLHIVGTLDRPTTGTVAIAGHHVASLTDRRLSALRARHIGFVFQAFHLAPGVTAVDNVAEGLLYSGLPRARRRKLAAEALARVGLADRARHRPHELSGGQKQRVAIARAVVGQPDLLLADEPTGALDTASGEAVMELLHALNQEGATIAVITHDAEIAQRLPRTVRIRDGKVVADSARGKVVV; this is translated from the coding sequence ATGACCGACACCGCGCGCCCCGTAGAAGACCCCGGCCAGACGCCGGGCCTCACCTCGCCCTTGGGCCTCACCCCGGGCCTCACCCCGGGCCCGCCGGCAGGCCTCATCTCCCTCCCGAGTCCGACCCCGCCCGCGATCGTCGGCTCGGTCCACGGCGGCCCAGCCCTCACCCGGGTCCCGGTCGTCGAGCTCAGCGGCGTCGTCAAGGAGTACGCCGGAGGCGTCCGCGCGCTCGACGGCGTCGACCTCGCCATCGGTGAGGGAGAACTCGTCGGCATCGTCGGCCCCTCGGGCTCAGGAAAGTCGACACTGCTCCACATCGTCGGCACACTCGACCGGCCGACCACCGGCACCGTCGCGATCGCGGGTCACCACGTCGCGTCCCTCACCGACCGTCGGCTCTCCGCCCTGCGCGCCCGCCACATCGGCTTCGTCTTCCAGGCCTTTCATCTGGCTCCGGGCGTCACCGCCGTGGACAACGTCGCCGAGGGACTGCTCTACTCGGGCCTGCCCCGGGCCCGGCGCCGCAAGCTCGCCGCCGAGGCGCTGGCCCGCGTCGGTCTCGCGGACCGTGCGCGGCACCGGCCGCACGAGCTGTCCGGCGGCCAGAAACAGCGCGTCGCCATCGCCCGCGCCGTCGTGGGGCAGCCCGACCTGCTGCTCGCCGACGAACCGACGGGCGCTCTGGACACCGCCTCGGGCGAGGCGGTCATGGAACTGCTGCACGCCCTGAACCAGGAGGGCGCCACGATCGCGGTCATCACCCACGACGCCGAGATCGCACAGCGCCTGCCGAGAACGGTCCGGATCCGCGACGGCAAGGTCGTCGCGGACTCGGCCCGGGGAAAGGTCGTGGTCTGA
- a CDS encoding phosphodiester glycosidase family protein, with amino-acid sequence MNPATNSAGRSRMRRVAAVPVALATLALTQSAAVADPATNDVQSVLDTLTPHHLTVAEGITRTTYSSDSSEIVVRVAVIDPDLGAISLDSTVGAGVGVKEPTTAMLATVGTTAKDAPYVGVNGGYSVSTKDEDDATGKSIPEERSFPMVTSVQEDVVQGAACLKGQNAVVLQHGRPHFTKITTTLGITSDRNTADTADDATRVVDAVNRYPGWIAFCPQEAGDKSLPYTTDANGDVQRLDQYGNVIKSGPYYQDSSEIVVFTSAYGQKTPEPRHTPFVAADDADGVEVAVDASGRVTAVKSPRGGMDVPPGGMVLQGIGDDAQTGGGAQWLRDHAMVGAKLTYTQRATDLGVVEDPTDDVDLPLDPAYPSIDVVNGTHDLMRHGRVVAEPADNVANDPRTAIGADGYGRTLLVSVTARDEGLRRGVPIYDLAKIMEDLGAVDALNLDGGGSTTFVVDGQVKNVLSDAGGVERPVYDAVYAGRGGHGLPAGGN; translated from the coding sequence GTGAACCCCGCCACGAACTCCGCCGGCCGCTCACGCATGCGGCGCGTCGCGGCCGTTCCCGTCGCCCTGGCGACCCTGGCCCTGACCCAGAGCGCGGCGGTCGCCGACCCCGCCACCAACGACGTGCAGTCGGTCCTGGACACCCTGACGCCCCATCACCTCACGGTGGCGGAGGGCATCACGCGGACCACGTACTCCAGCGACTCCTCCGAGATCGTCGTCCGTGTTGCGGTCATCGACCCGGACCTCGGGGCGATATCCCTGGACAGCACGGTGGGCGCCGGGGTGGGCGTGAAGGAGCCCACCACCGCCATGCTGGCCACCGTCGGGACCACCGCGAAGGACGCGCCGTACGTCGGTGTGAACGGCGGCTACTCCGTGTCCACCAAGGACGAGGACGACGCCACCGGCAAGAGCATCCCGGAGGAACGGTCGTTCCCGATGGTGACCTCGGTCCAGGAGGACGTCGTGCAGGGCGCCGCCTGCCTGAAGGGGCAGAACGCCGTCGTCCTCCAGCACGGTCGGCCGCACTTCACCAAGATCACGACGACGTTGGGAATCACGTCCGACCGGAACACCGCCGACACCGCCGACGACGCCACGCGCGTGGTCGACGCGGTCAACCGGTACCCGGGCTGGATCGCGTTCTGCCCGCAGGAGGCCGGTGACAAGTCCCTCCCGTACACGACCGACGCGAACGGTGACGTCCAACGGCTCGACCAGTACGGCAATGTCATCAAGAGCGGTCCCTACTACCAGGACTCCAGCGAGATCGTCGTCTTCACCTCCGCCTACGGCCAGAAGACGCCGGAGCCGCGGCACACTCCCTTCGTGGCGGCGGACGACGCCGACGGTGTCGAGGTCGCCGTCGACGCGTCGGGCCGTGTCACGGCGGTGAAGTCCCCGCGCGGCGGAATGGACGTCCCTCCGGGAGGCATGGTGCTCCAGGGCATCGGTGACGACGCCCAGACCGGGGGCGGCGCACAGTGGCTCAGGGATCACGCCATGGTGGGCGCGAAGCTCACGTACACGCAGCGCGCCACGGACCTGGGCGTCGTCGAGGACCCCACCGACGACGTCGACCTGCCGCTCGACCCGGCGTACCCGTCGATCGACGTCGTCAACGGCACCCACGATCTGATGCGGCACGGCAGGGTCGTGGCCGAACCGGCCGACAACGTCGCGAACGACCCCCGCACCGCCATCGGCGCGGACGGCTACGGACGCACCCTCCTGGTCAGCGTCACCGCCAGGGACGAGGGCCTGCGCCGCGGTGTCCCGATCTACGACCTCGCGAAGATCATGGAGGACCTCGGCGCCGTCGACGCCCTCAACCTGGACGGCGGCGGATCCACCACGTTCGTCGTCGACGGGCAGGTGAAGAACGTCCTCTCGGACGCGGGCGGCGTCGAACGGCCCGTCTACGACGCCGTGTACGCGGGACGCGGCGGACACGGTCTACCGGCCGGCGGCAACTGA
- a CDS encoding nitroreductase encodes MDVYEAVDSRRAVRAFSDEPVPKEVLERVLTAATRAPSSGNLQPWHVYVVTGEPLSELKRRATARALAGDPGDEREYPMYPDELTSPYLDRFSAAASQRYEALGIERDDPARPQKIATLNSEAFGAPVVLFCYLNRTMGPGQWGDAGMYLQTVMLLLRAEGLHSCPQVMWTTYRKTVSRTVGADDELVLFCGISVGFEKEGAPRRRTGRADMTETVSFIGV; translated from the coding sequence GTGGATGTGTATGAGGCCGTGGACAGTCGCCGGGCCGTGCGGGCGTTCAGCGATGAGCCGGTGCCCAAGGAGGTACTCGAACGAGTACTGACCGCAGCGACGCGGGCTCCATCCAGTGGGAACCTCCAGCCGTGGCATGTGTATGTCGTCACCGGCGAACCCTTGAGCGAACTGAAGAGGCGCGCGACGGCGAGGGCCCTGGCGGGAGACCCGGGTGATGAGCGGGAGTATCCGATGTACCCGGACGAACTGACCTCGCCGTATCTGGATCGCTTCTCCGCTGCGGCGAGTCAGCGGTACGAAGCGCTGGGGATTGAGCGCGACGACCCCGCCCGGCCCCAGAAGATCGCAACCTTGAACTCGGAGGCGTTCGGGGCGCCGGTCGTCTTGTTCTGCTACCTCAACCGGACGATGGGGCCCGGGCAGTGGGGTGACGCGGGGATGTACCTGCAGACGGTCATGCTGCTGCTGAGGGCGGAAGGGTTGCACAGCTGCCCCCAGGTGATGTGGACCACGTACCGCAAGACCGTCAGCCGAACAGTCGGAGCCGATGACGAGCTCGTGCTGTTCTGCGGCATCTCAGTGGGATTTGAGAAGGAAGGCGCGCCAAGGCGGCGTACCGGGCGCGCGGACATGACGGAAACGGTGAGCTTCATCGGGGTGTGA
- a CDS encoding ABC transporter permease, whose amino-acid sequence MPGRRKRTTSTATERRPVALTARRLGPRDVLHVGSAGLRSRPVRVVLSALGIAIGIATMIAVVGISASSQAQLLQRLDALGTNMLVATPGEGMFSGQEVKLPKDAVGMVGRIEGVEKAGASGDLQHSVRRSEKIPEEETGGIAVKAATEGLLDVLRGTTASGTWLNAANGRYPSVVLGHVAAERLGIDRPGRQVWIDDRYFTVVGILDPLPLAPEIERSALVGWESAQRILGFDGHPTAVYERSTDATVRQVQRLLAPTIDPQNPQNVAVSDPSEVLKAKAATEGAFSTLLLGLGGIALLVGGVGVANTMIISVLERRHEIGLRRSLGATRGQIRIQFVTESLMLSGLGGIAGVALGAAATAVYASTGGLPWVVPPWAAAAGFVATLAIGSVAGLYPAVRAARQSPTLALAAA is encoded by the coding sequence ATGCCCGGCAGGCGCAAGCGGACGACATCCACGGCGACCGAACGGCGACCCGTCGCGCTCACTGCCCGCCGGCTCGGCCCGCGCGACGTCCTGCACGTCGGCTCGGCCGGCCTGCGAAGCCGGCCCGTGCGGGTGGTGCTGTCGGCGCTCGGGATCGCCATCGGCATCGCGACGATGATCGCGGTGGTGGGCATCTCGGCCTCCAGCCAGGCGCAGTTGCTCCAGCGGCTCGACGCCCTCGGCACGAACATGCTGGTGGCCACACCGGGAGAGGGGATGTTCAGCGGACAGGAGGTGAAGCTGCCCAAGGACGCCGTCGGCATGGTCGGGCGCATCGAGGGCGTGGAGAAGGCCGGCGCGAGCGGAGACCTCCAGCACTCCGTACGCCGCTCGGAGAAGATCCCTGAGGAGGAGACCGGCGGCATCGCGGTGAAGGCGGCGACGGAGGGACTGCTCGACGTGCTGCGCGGCACGACGGCGTCCGGCACCTGGCTGAACGCGGCCAACGGCCGCTACCCCTCCGTGGTGCTCGGGCACGTCGCCGCGGAACGGCTGGGCATCGACCGGCCGGGCAGGCAGGTCTGGATCGACGACCGGTACTTCACGGTCGTCGGCATCCTCGACCCCCTGCCGCTCGCACCCGAGATCGAGCGCTCGGCGCTGGTCGGCTGGGAGAGCGCCCAGCGGATCCTCGGCTTCGACGGGCATCCGACCGCGGTGTACGAGCGCTCCACGGACGCGACGGTCCGCCAGGTCCAGCGGCTCCTGGCTCCGACGATCGACCCGCAGAACCCGCAGAACGTGGCGGTGAGCGACCCTTCCGAGGTGCTGAAGGCGAAGGCGGCGACAGAGGGCGCCTTCTCCACGCTGCTCCTGGGACTGGGCGGGATCGCCCTGCTGGTGGGCGGCGTCGGGGTGGCCAACACCATGATCATCTCGGTGTTGGAACGGCGCCACGAGATCGGTCTGCGCCGCTCGCTCGGCGCGACGCGAGGCCAGATCAGGATCCAGTTCGTGACGGAGTCCCTGATGCTGTCGGGGCTCGGCGGCATCGCGGGCGTGGCCCTGGGCGCGGCGGCGACGGCGGTGTACGCGTCCACGGGCGGGCTGCCCTGGGTGGTCCCGCCCTGGGCGGCCGCGGCAGGCTTCGTCGCGACCCTCGCGATCGGCTCGGTGGCAGGCCTCTACCCGGCGGTCCGCGCCGCCCGCCAGTCACCGACCCTGGCCCTGGCCGCGGCGTGA
- a CDS encoding FAD-binding oxidoreductase produces the protein MKRRTLLAAGTGVAATAAWTMGWGNGQVGAAPNGGSAAATSGQRPLGSASAPIGTQSAAPRAADWSALGRGLQGGLIRPGDADYATARQLYNTRFDNLRPAAVAYVANTADIAECLAFARRHGTPVAIRNGGHSYAGWSSGNGRLVIDVSALKSIRTGSGSAVIGAGAKLIDVYSQLGAHGVTVPGGSCPTVGISGLTLGGGHGVVSRAYGLTSDNLTGARIVTADGRTLDVSKDRETDLFWALRGAGNGNFGVVTELRFRTHKAADGVTAHMTWPWSKAAAALRSWQEWGPAQPDEIWSALHLSAVAGRTPTVSISCFSLGTYGALQNAVDRLADRPGGPGAASHITMRRRGYLDTMRMYAGCATKSTAQCHLPGGTPGRQPTGVLQRETYAARSDFFDRSLTTAGIRSLLDQVERYGRSSGGGAVSVALTALGGAVNRVSPQATAFVHRNSRFLAQYTASWPAGHAAGAATAWLDGTHTAMRRYASGAAYQNYTDASLSNWRSAYYGSAAHRLAELKRRYDPDRLFDFPQAL, from the coding sequence ATGAAACGGCGCACACTGCTCGCAGCGGGCACCGGCGTCGCGGCGACCGCCGCCTGGACGATGGGGTGGGGAAACGGGCAAGTGGGAGCCGCGCCCAACGGCGGCTCGGCCGCTGCTACCAGCGGGCAGCGCCCCCTTGGCTCCGCATCCGCCCCAATCGGCACCCAGTCGGCCGCGCCCCGCGCCGCCGACTGGTCCGCGCTCGGCAGGGGCCTCCAGGGCGGTCTGATACGTCCGGGCGATGCCGACTACGCCACCGCCCGCCAGCTGTACAACACCCGCTTCGACAATCTGCGCCCCGCCGCCGTCGCCTACGTGGCCAACACCGCGGACATCGCCGAATGCCTGGCCTTCGCACGACGCCACGGCACCCCCGTCGCCATCCGCAACGGCGGCCACTCGTACGCCGGTTGGTCCAGCGGCAACGGACGCCTGGTCATCGACGTCTCGGCGCTGAAGTCCATTCGTACGGGCTCCGGCAGTGCCGTCATCGGGGCCGGCGCCAAGCTCATCGACGTCTACAGTCAGCTCGGCGCACACGGCGTCACCGTCCCCGGCGGCTCGTGTCCCACGGTCGGCATCTCCGGCCTGACACTCGGGGGCGGCCACGGTGTGGTCTCGCGCGCCTACGGGCTCACCTCCGACAACCTCACCGGCGCCCGCATCGTCACCGCCGACGGCAGGACCCTCGACGTGTCCAAGGACCGGGAGACCGACCTGTTCTGGGCGCTGCGCGGCGCGGGAAACGGAAACTTCGGCGTCGTCACCGAACTCCGGTTCCGCACCCACAAAGCCGCCGACGGCGTCACCGCGCACATGACCTGGCCCTGGTCCAAGGCCGCCGCCGCACTCCGCTCCTGGCAGGAGTGGGGCCCGGCCCAGCCCGACGAGATCTGGTCGGCGCTGCACCTGTCCGCCGTCGCCGGCCGGACTCCCACCGTCTCCATCAGCTGCTTCTCACTCGGCACCTACGGCGCGTTGCAGAACGCCGTCGACCGGCTGGCCGACCGACCCGGCGGCCCCGGCGCCGCCTCCCACATCACCATGCGCCGCCGCGGCTACCTCGACACGATGCGGATGTACGCGGGCTGCGCGACGAAGTCCACCGCCCAGTGCCATCTGCCCGGCGGAACCCCGGGTCGGCAGCCCACCGGTGTGCTCCAGCGGGAGACGTACGCGGCACGCTCGGACTTCTTCGACCGCTCGCTGACCACCGCCGGCATCCGATCGCTGCTCGACCAGGTCGAACGCTACGGGCGCAGCAGCGGCGGCGGTGCCGTATCCGTCGCGCTCACCGCCCTGGGCGGGGCCGTCAACCGCGTCTCTCCGCAGGCGACGGCCTTCGTACACCGCAACTCACGTTTCCTGGCGCAGTACACCGCATCCTGGCCCGCCGGCCATGCCGCCGGGGCGGCGACGGCCTGGCTGGACGGCACGCACACCGCGATGCGCCGGTACGCCTCGGGCGCGGCGTACCAGAACTACACAGACGCGAGTCTCAGCAACTGGCGCTCCGCGTACTACGGCTCGGCCGCTCACCGGCTGGCTGAGCTCAAGAGGCGTTATGACCCGGACAGGCTGTTCGACTTCCCACAGGCCCTCTGA
- a CDS encoding peptidoglycan-binding protein produces the protein MSGAATEPHAGERRPLGRRRLALALLTVVAIAGGGVAVTALASPEKPSPDRAGTRGLPPATAPVTRGDLADSSQRDGTLGHLGERKVNAGGPGGTLTWLAPPGSVVRRDERLYEVDGEAVRLMYGDQPMYRTLKTGDKGKDVRQLEENLAALGYTGFDVDEEYTAKTAAAVKRWQKSHDLKQSGTLGPERIAFAGSAVRVEEAGSDSGTGSGGGDRIAPGDRVTPGSPVLTVTGSERVVSFKVPASEAGSAKTGTRVQVTLPDGTRLPGRVSAVGRTATAGEDPQDKTPKIDITVSFDDPAKAKGVDQSPVTVELTGETRRDVLSVPVNALLALPDGGFGVQVVEDGAARDVRVELGMFAQGRVEISGEGLREGMKVGVPS, from the coding sequence ATGAGCGGCGCCGCCACCGAACCCCACGCGGGCGAGCGGAGGCCGCTGGGACGGCGCCGGCTCGCGCTGGCCCTCCTCACCGTCGTCGCCATCGCGGGCGGCGGCGTCGCCGTCACCGCCTTGGCCTCCCCGGAGAAGCCCTCGCCCGACCGTGCGGGCACCAGGGGACTGCCGCCCGCCACGGCGCCCGTCACCCGGGGCGACCTCGCCGACAGCTCCCAACGGGACGGCACGCTCGGCCACCTCGGGGAACGCAAGGTCAACGCGGGCGGCCCGGGCGGCACCCTCACCTGGCTCGCCCCACCCGGCTCGGTCGTGCGGCGGGACGAGCGGCTCTACGAGGTCGACGGCGAGGCCGTACGGCTGATGTACGGGGACCAGCCCATGTACCGGACCCTGAAGACCGGAGACAAGGGCAAGGACGTACGGCAGCTGGAGGAGAACCTCGCCGCCCTCGGGTACACCGGCTTCGACGTCGACGAGGAGTACACCGCGAAGACCGCCGCGGCGGTCAAGCGCTGGCAGAAGTCCCACGACCTCAAGCAGAGCGGCACCCTCGGTCCGGAGCGGATCGCCTTCGCCGGCAGCGCGGTACGGGTCGAGGAAGCCGGCTCCGACTCCGGTACGGGCTCGGGCGGCGGCGACCGGATCGCTCCCGGAGACCGTGTCACCCCCGGCTCACCGGTGCTCACCGTGACGGGCTCCGAGCGGGTCGTGAGCTTCAAGGTGCCCGCCTCGGAGGCCGGATCGGCGAAGACCGGGACACGGGTCCAGGTCACGCTGCCGGACGGAACCCGCCTGCCCGGGAGGGTGTCCGCCGTCGGCAGGACCGCGACGGCGGGTGAGGACCCGCAGGACAAGACCCCGAAGATCGACATCACGGTGTCCTTCGACGACCCGGCCAAGGCCAAGGGCGTCGACCAGTCCCCGGTCACCGTCGAGCTCACCGGCGAAACCCGCCGGGACGTCCTCTCCGTACCCGTCAACGCCCTGCTCGCCCTCCCCGACGGCGGGTTCGGCGTCCAGGTCGTCGAGGACGGCGCGGCGCGGGACGTCAGGGTCGAGCTCGGGATGTTCGCACAGGGCAGGGTCGAGATCAGCGGCGAGGGACTGCGCGAAGGCATGAAGGTGGGGGTGCCGTCCTGA
- a CDS encoding 2Fe-2S iron-sulfur cluster-binding protein has product MDQTLPERASTVALRVNGTDHSLTLDHRTTLLDALRDHLDLTGTKKGCDHGQCGACTVLLDGRRVNSCLLFAVACAGRSVTTVEGLTDGEHLHPAQEAFVARDALQCGYCTPGQICSAVALLDEAARGEPSHVTPPERLPGEPVALTPDEIRERMSGNICRCGAYPNIVAAIEELVR; this is encoded by the coding sequence GTGGACCAGACCCTGCCGGAGCGCGCGTCCACGGTGGCGCTGCGCGTCAACGGAACGGACCACTCGCTCACCCTGGACCACCGCACGACCCTGCTTGACGCGCTGCGCGACCACCTCGACCTCACCGGCACCAAGAAGGGCTGCGACCACGGGCAGTGCGGTGCCTGCACCGTCCTCCTCGACGGGCGGCGCGTGAACAGCTGTCTGCTGTTCGCCGTCGCGTGCGCGGGCCGTTCCGTCACCACCGTCGAGGGCCTCACGGACGGTGAGCACCTCCATCCGGCCCAGGAGGCGTTCGTCGCCCGGGACGCCCTGCAGTGCGGCTACTGCACACCGGGCCAGATCTGCTCGGCCGTGGCCCTGCTGGACGAGGCGGCGCGCGGCGAACCCTCTCATGTGACACCGCCGGAACGACTGCCGGGTGAGCCCGTCGCCCTCACACCGGACGAGATCCGGGAACGCATGAGCGGGAACATCTGCCGCTGCGGCGCCTACCCGAACATCGTGGCCGCGATCGAGGAGCTCGTACGGTGA
- a CDS encoding alpha/beta hydrolase, with product MTHTTTHTRFRPTVQRRRVRRSLAAATAVVLTALAATPAVAASEPRPAQQSTVRGALLGVTPVADLSRAEVAAFLRGAGIDAATVRHGVRGYRLTYRTLTPRGEPTTATGLLVLPKGGERRLDLVADTHGTMVHRDYAPSVAEDFGLYAPYLHAAAGRAVAAPDYLGLGKGPGLHPYMDTASSVAASLDMLRASRTAARVLGRPLTGDVYGTGFSQGGQVAMALGRELARGADRHFRLRALAPVAGPYDLQGAEIPALLDGRVNDISGVFYMSYFLTAQNRLHPVYDNPAEAFRQPYAGYVEELFDTRHTEEDIVTKLPGSVKELLTDGFYERLRHPDGGLLAALKAQDGTCDWKPDVPVRLHSAAGDTDVAIANSISCAADLARNGVSAPVIDHGKADHNGSFKLAGPQIVRWFDTLAR from the coding sequence ATGACCCACACCACGACCCACACCCGCTTCCGGCCGACGGTGCAGCGCAGACGCGTACGCCGGTCCCTGGCCGCCGCAACCGCCGTCGTCCTCACCGCCCTTGCCGCCACCCCGGCGGTCGCCGCGTCCGAACCCCGCCCGGCCCAGCAGAGCACCGTGCGTGGGGCCCTTCTCGGTGTCACTCCCGTCGCCGACCTGAGCCGGGCCGAGGTCGCCGCGTTCCTCAGGGGCGCCGGCATCGACGCGGCGACCGTGCGCCACGGTGTGCGCGGCTACCGCCTCACGTACCGGACCCTGACGCCTCGGGGCGAACCGACCACAGCCACCGGCCTGTTGGTGCTCCCCAAGGGTGGCGAGCGCCGGCTCGACCTGGTGGCCGACACGCACGGCACGATGGTCCACCGCGACTACGCGCCGTCCGTCGCCGAGGACTTCGGGCTGTACGCGCCCTATCTGCACGCCGCCGCGGGCCGCGCCGTCGCCGCACCCGATTACCTCGGGCTCGGCAAGGGACCCGGCCTCCACCCGTACATGGACACCGCCTCCTCCGTCGCCGCCTCGCTCGACATGCTGCGGGCCTCCCGGACCGCCGCGCGTGTGCTGGGCCGGCCGCTCACCGGAGACGTGTACGGCACCGGGTTCTCACAGGGCGGCCAGGTCGCCATGGCGCTGGGCCGCGAGCTGGCGCGGGGCGCGGACCGGCACTTCCGTCTGCGGGCGCTCGCGCCGGTCGCCGGACCGTACGACTTGCAGGGCGCCGAGATCCCCGCCCTGCTCGACGGCCGCGTCAACGACATCAGCGGTGTCTTCTACATGTCGTACTTCCTCACCGCGCAGAACCGGCTGCACCCCGTCTACGACAACCCGGCCGAGGCCTTCCGGCAGCCGTACGCGGGGTACGTGGAGGAACTCTTCGACACCCGGCACACCGAGGAGGACATCGTCACGAAGCTGCCCGGCTCGGTGAAGGAGCTGCTGACCGACGGCTTCTACGAGCGGCTGCGGCACCCGGACGGCGGCCTGCTGGCCGCGCTCAAGGCGCAGGACGGGACCTGCGACTGGAAGCCCGACGTGCCCGTACGGCTGCACAGCGCAGCCGGCGACACGGACGTGGCGATCGCCAACTCCATCAGCTGCGCCGCTGATCTGGCCCGCAACGGGGTGTCGGCCCCCGTGATCGACCACGGAAAGGCCGACCACAACGGGTCTTTCAAGCTGGCGGGGCCCCAGATCGTGCGCTGGTTCGACACGCTGGCGCGCTAG
- a CDS encoding IS481 family transposase has protein sequence MPHRNAPLTETGRLRLARCVVEDGWPLRRAAERFQVSPTTAQRWAARYRHDGEAGMTDRSSRPRHSPGRTPTRTERRIIKVRVLRRWGPARIAHHLRLVPSTVHRVLTRFGLARLTHLDRATGRNIRRYEREKPGELVHVDIKKLGNIPDGGGHRVLGRQAGRKTRKNAGYSYIHTAVDDHSRLAYSEIHTDEKKETATAFWQRAHAYFTSVGITVERVLTDNGSCYRSRDWRDSLTAAGITHKRTRPYRPQTNGKVERLNRTLLDEWAYARPYHSEQQRRDAFPSRLHTYNHHRGHTALAGKPPASRIPNLTGQYT, from the coding sequence GTGCCCCACCGTAATGCACCCCTGACCGAGACCGGGCGCCTGCGTCTGGCCCGCTGTGTGGTTGAGGACGGCTGGCCGCTGCGGCGTGCCGCCGAACGCTTCCAGGTCTCACCGACCACAGCCCAGCGGTGGGCTGCCCGCTACCGCCACGACGGCGAAGCGGGCATGACCGACCGATCCTCACGCCCTCGTCACAGTCCCGGGCGGACCCCGACCCGCACCGAGCGGCGAATCATCAAGGTCCGTGTCCTGCGGCGCTGGGGCCCGGCCCGCATCGCCCACCACCTGCGACTGGTGCCCTCAACCGTGCACCGGGTCCTGACCCGGTTCGGGCTGGCCCGTCTGACCCATCTGGACCGTGCAACCGGCCGGAACATACGCCGCTACGAACGCGAGAAGCCCGGCGAACTGGTGCACGTGGACATCAAGAAGCTCGGCAACATCCCCGACGGCGGCGGCCACAGGGTGCTGGGCCGCCAGGCCGGCCGCAAGACCCGCAAGAACGCCGGCTACAGCTACATCCACACCGCCGTCGACGACCACTCCCGCCTCGCCTACAGCGAGATCCACACCGACGAGAAGAAGGAGACCGCCACCGCCTTCTGGCAGCGGGCCCACGCCTATTTCACCAGCGTCGGGATCACCGTCGAACGCGTCCTGACCGACAACGGCTCCTGCTACCGCTCCCGCGACTGGCGCGACAGCCTGACGGCAGCCGGGATCACCCACAAGCGAACCCGGCCCTACCGACCCCAGACCAACGGCAAGGTCGAACGCCTCAACCGCACCCTCCTCGACGAGTGGGCCTACGCCCGCCCCTACCACTCAGAGCAGCAACGACGCGACGCATTCCCCAGCCGGCTGCACACCTACAATCACCACCGCGGACACACCGCGCTCGCAGGCAAACCACCCGCCAGCCGCATCCCCAACCTCACAGGGCAATACACCTAG